A genome region from Frankineae bacterium MT45 includes the following:
- a CDS encoding Uncharacterized conserved protein, whose protein sequence is MPEYLIAFNDEWVPEHTPEEIEAKSRALRPLIAEMRAAEVLIFLGGLDEAAPAFSVDASSGTPLFTDGPYAESKEHLGGFAVVDVADEDAARLWAGKIAVACGWPQEVRRFQVPRPLPDES, encoded by the coding sequence ATGCCTGAGTACCTCATCGCTTTCAACGACGAGTGGGTCCCCGAGCACACGCCCGAAGAAATCGAGGCGAAGTCCAGGGCTCTCCGCCCGCTGATAGCGGAGATGCGGGCGGCGGAGGTCTTGATCTTCCTCGGCGGCCTGGACGAAGCTGCACCGGCGTTCAGCGTGGACGCCTCGAGCGGCACACCGCTCTTCACCGATGGCCCATACGCTGAGTCCAAGGAGCATCTCGGCGGCTTCGCCGTCGTGGACGTCGCCGACGAGGACGCGGCACGGCTGTGGGCGGGAAAGATCGCGGTGGCCTGCGGGTGGCCGCAGGAAGTACGACGCTTCCAGGTACCCCGGCCGCTCCCGGACGAGAGCTAG